The following are encoded in a window of Candidatus Binatus sp. genomic DNA:
- a CDS encoding AAA family ATPase gives MREALAALGDPVLDILELEPDPDAAPDATIDVTMVVFNGDNELSLSYLNAQAGQEPRPALFALLHDRSPDLMKRVLRAGADELLFLPLDSGDATRALFKISETRRREEVHNVNNGGGTIVSLVSLIGGTGVTSLAANLALALRYAFEKRVAVIDLDLQTGGLSVFLNLEPERTIMALAEGTRKLDSIQLESALSKHASGIYLLAAPKRIEDSELVSDATVGAILDLMRQLFDFVIVDCGTHIDANSVAAWERSRHLFYVLDQSIGAARCAWRFVDLVGRLGLPGVEPSFILSRFVPGHPISEDQLSHTLAQPIHTRIPRDEKVLERVQLSAQDLWQVAPNSPLAKSVEDLARRLEVGSETTDGSSPSSLVSRLLNVIGART, from the coding sequence GTGCGGGAGGCCCTCGCCGCCTTGGGCGACCCGGTGCTGGACATCCTGGAACTCGAACCGGACCCGGACGCCGCTCCCGACGCCACCATCGACGTCACGATGGTGGTGTTCAACGGCGACAACGAACTCTCTCTGAGTTATCTGAACGCGCAGGCGGGGCAGGAACCCCGCCCGGCTCTTTTTGCGCTGCTGCACGATCGTTCCCCGGACCTGATGAAGCGGGTGCTGAGGGCCGGAGCCGATGAGCTTCTGTTCCTGCCACTGGATTCCGGAGACGCGACCCGGGCGCTGTTCAAGATAAGCGAGACCCGCCGGCGCGAAGAAGTTCACAACGTTAACAACGGCGGCGGTACGATCGTTTCGCTGGTGAGCCTGATAGGCGGCACTGGAGTGACGAGCCTGGCGGCGAACCTCGCCCTGGCACTGCGCTACGCGTTCGAAAAGCGGGTTGCGGTAATAGATCTCGACCTGCAGACCGGCGGGTTGTCGGTGTTCCTCAATCTCGAACCCGAGCGCACGATCATGGCGCTCGCCGAGGGGACGCGAAAGCTCGATTCGATTCAACTCGAATCAGCGCTGAGCAAGCATGCGTCGGGAATCTACCTGCTCGCGGCGCCCAAGCGGATCGAGGACAGTGAGTTGGTCAGTGACGCGACGGTCGGTGCGATCCTCGACCTGATGCGCCAGCTGTTCGACTTTGTGATCGTGGATTGCGGCACGCACATCGACGCAAACTCGGTCGCCGCCTGGGAGCGCTCGCGTCATCTGTTCTACGTACTCGACCAGTCGATCGGCGCGGCACGGTGCGCGTGGCGATTCGTCGATCTGGTGGGGCGGCTGGGGCTGCCGGGGGTCGAACCCAGCTTCATTCTGAGCCGTTTCGTGCCGGGTCATCCGATCAGTGAAGACCAGCTCAGCCATACGCTGGCGCAGCCGATTCACACTCGGATTCCGCGCGATGAAAAAGTTCTCGAGCGCGTGCAGCTGAGCGCACAGGATTTGTGGCAGGTGGCGCCGAACTCGCCGCTGGCCAAGAGCGTCGAGGACCTGGCGCGCCGACTCGAGGTAGGCAGCGAAACCACCGACGGCAGTTCCCCAAGTTCATTGGTTTCGCGCCTGTTGAATGTTATCGGCGCGCGCACCTGA
- a CDS encoding type II and III secretion system protein family protein, whose translation MKARRGYGLLAWLVAAISMLMLQPGRLLAADSAGTGMSIALNAGESYVINNVSPGDVPTVKVVTNPHALVVHNEEPGKVVLLGAEAGEWNIQVKMANGDQVKYDVTVKSVGSAFDINHPGTSPGPIVGSGKTSGSAAPAVATLDTGAGPVNPPSSSSSASSSSAGTAPPMASSETVAAASPSAPAPVTAAPAAATAPARVNTSTFNFAPSVPAASYARPAPAPSSQTASAALSNERYRSDPSVSLNGGVLESGAISGGRHYLPEDGVQLQTGSSRIIDFTTRLRRVSIADTSVADIQVINPFQVNLIGHKPGFTTLAIWDQQGQYLERPVRIDPNGKQQVLLSTMVAELDRSAIENQGTNLSLALMHQGFSLVGLPGPVATPFSAETSFASPSGAVFNSPNSLPSGGSLIGMLLSSSLTYGLALGNKDYQLQGMFQYLEQHNLAKLLAQPQLLANSGEEAKFLSGGEIPIVIAQALNTSIVFKQFGTSVEFVPTVVGRNDIELLVKPEVSQPNYAQGVAMFGFTIPAFVTRRAETMVQLKDNQTLIIAGLILNQKTTQVQKVPYLGDIPYVGGLFRVTSYNNSETDLVMSVTPQIVRPLPDGASVYNPTSVPELTREQIETRRLAQPDASRPRF comes from the coding sequence ATGAAAGCTCGACGAGGATATGGACTGCTTGCGTGGTTGGTTGCAGCTATCAGCATGCTCATGCTTCAGCCCGGCCGGCTGCTTGCCGCCGATAGCGCCGGCACAGGAATGTCGATCGCGCTGAATGCGGGCGAGAGCTACGTAATCAACAACGTCAGCCCCGGCGATGTTCCGACCGTGAAGGTGGTCACGAATCCACACGCGCTGGTCGTGCATAACGAGGAGCCGGGCAAGGTCGTCCTGCTGGGCGCGGAAGCAGGTGAATGGAACATTCAGGTCAAGATGGCCAATGGCGACCAAGTCAAGTATGACGTTACGGTCAAATCGGTCGGCAGCGCCTTCGACATCAATCATCCCGGCACCAGCCCGGGACCAATTGTGGGCTCCGGCAAGACCTCGGGCAGCGCGGCTCCAGCAGTCGCGACGCTCGATACGGGCGCAGGCCCGGTGAATCCGCCTTCGTCATCTTCCTCGGCTTCATCCTCATCGGCAGGAACCGCCCCGCCCATGGCCAGCTCGGAAACAGTCGCAGCCGCATCGCCAAGCGCACCTGCGCCGGTGACGGCAGCGCCCGCCGCGGCAACCGCGCCGGCTCGTGTTAATACGTCGACCTTCAATTTCGCTCCGTCGGTTCCAGCTGCTTCGTACGCTCGGCCCGCTCCGGCGCCTTCCAGTCAGACGGCTTCGGCGGCACTGTCGAACGAGCGGTATCGGAGCGACCCGTCGGTCAGTCTAAATGGCGGCGTATTGGAATCGGGTGCGATTTCAGGCGGACGCCATTATCTGCCCGAAGATGGAGTGCAGCTGCAGACGGGCTCGTCGAGAATTATCGACTTTACGACCCGGCTGCGCCGCGTATCGATCGCCGACACTAGCGTCGCCGATATCCAGGTGATCAATCCGTTCCAGGTCAACCTGATAGGCCATAAACCGGGCTTCACGACTCTGGCGATCTGGGACCAACAAGGCCAGTACCTCGAACGCCCGGTGCGAATCGATCCCAACGGCAAGCAGCAGGTGTTGCTCAGCACGATGGTGGCGGAACTGGACCGCTCCGCCATCGAGAACCAGGGCACCAACCTGTCGCTCGCGCTCATGCATCAGGGATTTTCGCTGGTAGGATTGCCAGGCCCGGTAGCGACTCCGTTTTCCGCCGAGACGAGCTTCGCTTCTCCCAGTGGAGCGGTTTTTAATTCCCCTAACAGCCTGCCGTCGGGTGGATCGCTTATCGGAATGCTGCTGTCGTCGTCGCTGACTTATGGCTTGGCGCTGGGGAACAAGGACTACCAGTTGCAGGGAATGTTCCAGTATCTCGAGCAGCACAACCTCGCGAAGCTGCTCGCGCAGCCGCAGTTGCTGGCTAATTCCGGTGAAGAGGCAAAGTTCCTGTCGGGTGGCGAAATTCCAATCGTCATCGCCCAGGCGCTGAACACCTCAATCGTCTTCAAGCAGTTCGGTACCTCGGTTGAATTCGTTCCGACCGTCGTCGGCCGCAATGACATCGAGCTGCTGGTGAAGCCTGAAGTATCGCAGCCCAATTACGCCCAAGGCGTGGCGATGTTCGGCTTCACCATACCGGCATTCGTGACTCGGCGCGCGGAAACAATGGTACAGCTCAAGGACAATCAGACGCTGATTATCGCGGGCCTCATCCTGAATCAAAAGACGACCCAGGTTCAAAAGGTCCCGTACCTCGGTGACATCCCGTATGTCGGCGGACTGTTCCGCGTCACCAGCTATAACAACAGCGAAACGGACCTGGTCATGAGCGTAACCCCGCAAATCGTGCGTCCGCTGCCCGATGGCGCCTCGGTTTACAACCCGACTTCGGTGCCTGAGCTGACGCGTGAGCAGATCGAGACCCGTCGTCTGGCGCAGCCTGACGCATCGCGCCCGAGATTCTAG
- a CDS encoding hemerythrin domain-containing protein, which produces MAKLALGIVKRPWKLVRHTADKYVGREVFAQPNVRLVIVDDQAVEENDRGWLLEQIRKHFSGPPLLYVAGSQSDANEKRARTKGAHYYVSKPLSIERFGHVLQSFLQAQQVEGQSAHSAAEKSGINAGESSAGNPTHSDPGIRCLSEELNREGSQLRSRLLDAALAGLRLARNPESPELRRDAAQIWAAIQPTLSHHLDAQDSQLLPWLVQQGRLSSEAGRKVRAFHDRLRTLIGAIVDTGADRLTEAQARDAGQALSGLAVNLDDAIDNEECRLFPTIQKALFGIDRRG; this is translated from the coding sequence TTGGCGAAGCTCGCACTGGGAATCGTCAAGCGTCCCTGGAAGCTGGTTCGCCACACAGCCGACAAATACGTGGGTCGCGAGGTGTTCGCTCAGCCAAATGTGCGGCTGGTTATCGTCGACGATCAGGCAGTCGAAGAAAATGATCGTGGCTGGCTGCTCGAGCAGATTCGCAAGCACTTCTCCGGGCCCCCTTTGCTCTACGTCGCCGGCAGCCAGAGCGATGCCAACGAGAAACGGGCGCGCACCAAAGGCGCCCACTACTACGTTTCGAAGCCACTGTCGATCGAACGATTCGGACACGTGCTGCAATCATTTTTGCAGGCGCAGCAAGTCGAAGGACAATCCGCGCATTCAGCGGCGGAGAAATCCGGGATCAACGCGGGAGAATCGAGCGCCGGGAACCCAACGCACAGCGACCCGGGGATCCGTTGTCTCTCCGAAGAACTCAATCGCGAAGGCTCCCAGCTAAGATCGCGCCTGCTCGATGCGGCACTGGCGGGATTGCGCCTCGCGCGCAATCCAGAGTCGCCCGAGCTCAGGCGTGATGCTGCCCAGATTTGGGCCGCGATACAGCCAACGCTATCCCATCACCTCGACGCCCAAGACAGCCAGTTACTTCCGTGGCTGGTGCAGCAAGGCCGTCTCTCGTCAGAAGCCGGGCGCAAGGTCCGCGCCTTCCACGACCGGCTGCGAACGCTCATCGGCGCAATCGTCGACACCGGCGCCGATCGTCTCACTGAAGCTCAGGCGCGTGACGCCGGACAAGCGTTGAGCGGACTCGCGGTCAACTTGGACGACGCAATCGACAACGAGGAGTGCAGGCTCTTCCCGACGATTCAGAAGGCGCTCTTCGGAATCGACCGTCGCGGTTGA
- a CDS encoding TadA family conjugal transfer-associated ATPase: protein MKLVERISQQNNTTPVPFQRSLMGNKKGPVKDVQAEGFQQLKLAVHNRLFEMLDVTRLESLEPALAAQKVTTAISAILDDEGRLLTDVDKTSLIEEIKNELLGLGPLEPLLWDDEITDILVNGHNQVYVEKAGKLHATEVKFQDDQHLMLIIDRIVSQVGRRVDEASPMVDARLPDGSRINAIIPPLALDGPALSIRRFGRRRYNIDDLVGKKTMVPEIVEFLRTIVRARLNVLICGGTGSGKTTLLNCMSLFVPADERIVTIEDSAELSLQQPHVVRLETRPPNVEGKGEITQRDLVRNCLRMRPDRIIVGEVRGDEVFDMLQAMSTGHDGSIATIHANTPRDSLGRLEMMMLLSGVSIPQRAMRQQIASALNIIVHVSRLSDGSRKLMRISEISGMEGEMVMMQDLFEFKRTGIGPSGEVLGQFVTTGIRSTYSQRLEAAGYKLDVKAFRSTIG, encoded by the coding sequence ATGAAACTGGTTGAGAGAATTTCCCAGCAGAACAACACAACCCCGGTTCCGTTTCAGCGCTCGCTGATGGGCAATAAAAAGGGGCCCGTCAAAGACGTGCAGGCCGAGGGTTTTCAGCAGCTCAAGCTTGCGGTTCACAACCGGCTGTTCGAGATGCTCGACGTTACGCGGCTTGAAAGCCTCGAGCCGGCCCTCGCGGCGCAGAAAGTCACCACGGCAATCTCCGCCATTCTGGACGACGAGGGGCGCCTGCTCACCGACGTCGACAAGACCAGCCTGATCGAGGAGATCAAGAACGAGCTGCTGGGACTCGGGCCGTTGGAGCCGCTTTTGTGGGATGATGAAATCACCGACATCCTGGTCAACGGGCACAACCAGGTTTACGTCGAAAAAGCCGGCAAGCTTCACGCCACCGAGGTCAAGTTCCAGGACGATCAGCACCTGATGTTGATCATCGATCGAATCGTCTCGCAGGTCGGGCGCCGGGTTGACGAAGCGTCGCCGATGGTTGACGCGCGGCTGCCCGACGGTTCGCGTATCAACGCGATCATTCCGCCGCTGGCGCTCGACGGCCCGGCGCTGTCGATTCGCCGATTCGGCCGCAGGCGCTACAACATCGACGACCTGGTCGGGAAGAAGACAATGGTGCCTGAGATCGTCGAGTTTCTGCGCACCATCGTGCGCGCGCGGCTCAACGTCCTGATTTGCGGCGGCACCGGCTCGGGCAAAACGACGCTGCTTAACTGCATGTCGCTGTTCGTCCCGGCCGACGAGCGAATTGTGACGATTGAAGACTCGGCCGAATTGAGCCTGCAGCAGCCGCATGTGGTCAGGCTCGAAACCCGGCCGCCCAACGTCGAAGGCAAGGGTGAAATCACCCAGCGCGACCTGGTCAGGAACTGCTTGCGTATGCGGCCGGACCGCATAATCGTCGGCGAGGTCCGCGGCGACGAAGTGTTCGACATGTTGCAAGCGATGTCGACCGGCCATGACGGCTCAATCGCCACCATCCACGCCAACACTCCCCGCGACAGCCTGGGCCGTCTGGAGATGATGATGCTGCTGTCGGGAGTGTCGATTCCGCAACGCGCAATGCGCCAGCAAATCGCGTCGGCGCTCAACATCATCGTTCATGTATCGCGGCTATCCGACGGCTCGCGCAAACTGATGCGCATTTCCGAGATCAGCGGGATGGAGGGTGAGATGGTGATGATGCAGGATCTGTTCGAATTCAAGCGCACGGGAATCGGGCCGAGTGGCGAAGTGCTCGGCCAGTTTGTCACCACCGGGATCCGGTCAACCTACTCGCAGCGGCTGGAGGCCGCGGGCTACAAACTCGACGTTAAGGCCTTCCGCAGCACAATCGGATAA
- the cpaB gene encoding Flp pilus assembly protein CpaB, translating to MVLVLLAGLAAMLASVMVYSALKSREAQVQQAMAHNVQVVVAAYDLPLGTKIELGETKMARWSADSIPDGAYTDPKQVIGSYVKSGLVANEPVVRSKLFTGDKTAGIMPLLIPFGMRAVSVPVDEVSDVAGFVLPHSRVDVLVSTSAGEGTSGKAFSKVVLQNVEVLAVAQEVELQNDKPTVVKVVTLLVTPQEAERVALASHSGSLRLAMRNYNDNKIVLTTGTDVAQMLRAYSLTPDVPAMAVKPEETHHEIAAPRRRAKPVEIEILRNGKSSESVSFVNEAAANSDGTKNSAGHTRKGAAQFDNGDADPGAAAESSMPVSSAPESDHHDLVAAPVNSDIASARAPINATADHVPTPKTIDIP from the coding sequence ATGGTATTGGTCTTACTGGCGGGGCTGGCGGCGATGCTGGCTTCGGTAATGGTGTACTCCGCCTTGAAGTCGAGAGAAGCCCAAGTACAGCAGGCGATGGCGCATAACGTACAGGTGGTGGTCGCGGCGTACGATCTTCCGCTCGGCACAAAAATCGAGCTGGGCGAAACAAAGATGGCGCGCTGGTCGGCTGACAGTATCCCGGATGGCGCGTACACCGATCCCAAACAGGTCATCGGCAGCTATGTGAAGAGCGGGCTGGTAGCCAACGAGCCGGTGGTTCGCTCCAAACTGTTCACCGGGGACAAGACGGCGGGCATAATGCCGCTGTTGATTCCGTTTGGGATGCGCGCCGTGTCGGTCCCGGTGGATGAAGTCAGCGATGTCGCGGGTTTCGTACTGCCGCATAGCCGGGTGGACGTGCTGGTCTCGACCTCGGCGGGCGAAGGCACTTCTGGAAAGGCGTTCTCGAAAGTAGTTCTGCAGAACGTGGAAGTGCTCGCCGTAGCGCAGGAAGTCGAGCTACAGAACGACAAACCGACGGTGGTGAAGGTCGTCACGCTGCTGGTCACGCCGCAGGAGGCCGAGCGCGTGGCGCTGGCGAGTCACTCGGGATCGCTGCGTCTGGCGATGCGCAATTACAATGATAACAAAATCGTTCTGACCACCGGCACCGACGTTGCTCAGATGCTGCGCGCCTACAGCCTGACGCCCGATGTTCCGGCGATGGCGGTGAAGCCTGAGGAGACTCATCATGAGATCGCGGCGCCGCGGCGCCGGGCCAAGCCGGTCGAGATCGAGATTCTTCGCAACGGCAAGTCGTCCGAGTCAGTCTCGTTTGTCAATGAAGCGGCGGCGAACAGCGACGGTACCAAGAACTCGGCGGGTCATACGCGCAAGGGGGCGGCGCAATTTGATAACGGCGACGCCGACCCAGGCGCCGCTGCGGAATCCTCAATGCCGGTGTCGAGCGCTCCTGAATCCGATCATCACGACCTCGTGGCGGCGCCCGTGAACAGCGACATTGCGTCGGCCAGGGCGCCCATCAATGCGACGGCGGATCACGTGCCGACGCCCAAAACGATCGACATACCATAA
- a CDS encoding type II secretion system F family protein, translated as MAGGIFALVFVGVLVFTSRRGSEAEQQREVARRLTPPPDDLEIDVMRRRRPEQGPLLGVLYELNLLRSLEEMMWQAGLYMRLADILLIMVLLFGAGLFGGNILFHGMWFALGSGLVMACLPLAYIQFRKKRRLAAFGNQLPFALDLIKSSLEAGHSLQRALQVLVGEFADPLGAEFRTVLEQNRIGLPLPRALEDMLKRVPEEDLQLLVVAVRVQSEVGSSLAQIVGRLSEIVRIRQRLRLQIKALTAQSRFGGMVVGSLPIVVLCLFSLIQPGYADRLFHDPAGQKILKFAAVADVLALLTIRRLLRVNY; from the coding sequence ATGGCAGGCGGCATATTCGCGCTCGTCTTCGTGGGCGTGCTGGTCTTCACCAGCCGTCGCGGCAGCGAAGCCGAGCAACAGCGCGAGGTGGCACGACGGCTGACCCCTCCCCCCGACGATCTGGAAATCGATGTCATGCGCAGGCGCCGGCCCGAACAGGGACCGCTGCTGGGCGTGCTGTACGAACTGAACCTGCTGCGCAGCCTCGAAGAGATGATGTGGCAGGCGGGCTTGTACATGAGGCTCGCCGACATCCTATTGATCATGGTGCTGTTGTTCGGCGCGGGATTGTTCGGCGGCAATATCCTGTTCCACGGCATGTGGTTCGCGCTGGGTAGCGGGCTGGTGATGGCCTGCCTGCCGCTGGCCTACATCCAATTCCGCAAGAAGCGGCGCCTGGCGGCCTTTGGCAACCAGCTGCCGTTCGCGCTTGACCTGATCAAATCGTCGCTCGAGGCGGGGCATTCGCTGCAGCGCGCGCTGCAAGTTCTGGTTGGCGAGTTCGCCGATCCGCTGGGGGCCGAATTCCGCACCGTGCTCGAGCAGAACCGGATCGGGCTGCCGCTGCCGCGCGCGCTCGAAGACATGCTCAAGCGAGTTCCGGAGGAAGACCTCCAGCTCCTGGTCGTCGCGGTGCGCGTGCAATCGGAGGTCGGCTCGAGCCTGGCTCAGATTGTCGGACGTCTGTCCGAAATCGTGCGAATCCGCCAGCGCTTGCGTTTGCAGATCAAAGCGCTGACCGCGCAATCGCGTTTCGGCGGCATGGTCGTCGGCTCCCTGCCGATCGTGGTGCTCTGCTTGTTCAGCTTGATTCAGCCGGGTTACGCCGATCGATTGTTCCATGACCCGGCCGGTCAGAAGATTCTGAAATTTGCGGCCGTCGCGGACGTTCTCGCCCTCCTGACGATCAGGCGACTACTGCGGGTGAATTACTAA
- a CDS encoding MFS transporter gives MSNQPDANSAADDAGAARGLGDQDAALKNRRLTHSIARVLGFEGFTSAINGIGAPWIAKSFHLGESGIAGLFAWISLSAIGALGLSRMIDRIGRRRMLLVCMAGTSVSALAAALSTNIAAFALCEIALYAFIGATIADGIVILAEELAIEERARGQSWGGLGIGLGGGLCLIVMPMVASHHSWRWMLVLASAMGIAALWMAARVIPESGRWQRAAAAGTTSASSFYDAFGRLYRRRAITILVCSLLANIAGVAGSSWAYFHLVSVVKLAPGAASVLMLVGGGVGMLGFPLAARNCERYGRIPTIVVAALMTSLGAFTFYWGPPAHLNLRWLWIGVTYCCFTAGLSAGQVGGNSLATELFPTAIRGAMMGWFALVGAVAAVSAQTLIALLAARLGGLSIVVGYLSLLAIPNAIIVALFLPETRGLSLEAAAMEEAFEKPR, from the coding sequence ATGAGCAATCAGCCTGACGCGAACTCGGCCGCCGACGACGCTGGAGCTGCGCGCGGCCTCGGTGACCAGGACGCCGCGCTGAAAAATCGCCGGCTGACCCATTCGATCGCGCGCGTGCTCGGCTTCGAAGGCTTCACCTCGGCGATCAACGGCATCGGCGCACCCTGGATCGCGAAGAGCTTTCACCTTGGCGAGTCGGGAATCGCGGGCCTGTTCGCATGGATTTCGCTCTCGGCGATTGGCGCACTGGGACTGTCGCGGATGATCGATCGGATAGGGCGCCGCCGGATGCTGCTGGTATGCATGGCCGGCACGTCGGTTAGCGCGCTCGCCGCCGCCCTCTCGACCAACATCGCGGCCTTCGCGCTGTGCGAGATCGCGCTCTACGCCTTCATCGGCGCCACGATCGCCGACGGTATCGTGATCCTGGCCGAGGAACTCGCGATCGAGGAGCGCGCGCGGGGGCAAAGCTGGGGCGGGCTGGGGATTGGTCTCGGTGGCGGGCTGTGCCTGATCGTGATGCCGATGGTGGCGAGTCATCACTCGTGGCGATGGATGCTGGTGCTGGCGTCGGCGATGGGAATCGCCGCGCTGTGGATGGCCGCCCGCGTCATCCCGGAGAGCGGCCGCTGGCAACGCGCCGCCGCGGCCGGCACGACTTCGGCCAGCAGCTTTTACGACGCGTTCGGACGGCTCTATCGACGCCGCGCGATCACGATTCTGGTCTGCTCGTTGCTGGCCAACATCGCGGGGGTCGCGGGCAGCAGTTGGGCGTACTTCCACCTGGTCTCCGTCGTGAAGTTGGCGCCGGGCGCCGCCAGCGTCCTGATGCTGGTCGGAGGCGGCGTGGGGATGCTCGGCTTTCCGCTCGCCGCGCGAAACTGCGAGCGTTACGGCCGCATCCCCACCATCGTCGTTGCGGCCCTGATGACCAGTCTCGGCGCGTTCACCTTCTATTGGGGTCCGCCGGCGCACTTGAACCTTCGCTGGCTATGGATCGGGGTCACCTATTGCTGTTTCACCGCTGGCCTGAGCGCGGGGCAGGTGGGCGGCAATTCCCTGGCCACCGAACTGTTCCCCACTGCGATCCGAGGCGCGATGATGGGATGGTTCGCGCTCGTCGGCGCGGTCGCCGCGGTCTCCGCCCAGACCCTGATCGCGCTGCTCGCCGCGCGGCTTGGCGGTCTGTCGATCGTGGTCGGATACTTAAGCCTGCTAGCGATACCAAACGCGATCATCGTCGCACTCTTCCTGCCCGAAACGCGCGGCCTCTCGCTCGAAGCCGCCGCGATGGAAGAGGCGTTCGAGAAGCCGCGCTAG
- a CDS encoding type II secretion system F family protein, whose product MDERFADLAVRMRASQGAFEGDLQDDNLLRMLFRWAYKRVPPPNMDTPAGEKLQQTLAQAGFLRSSAAQTYRVTRVLLAIGGGVLGLVVGLVLHVSAAQPLLFGIGGVGIGIFVPSYYLGRRARTRQENISKQLSDVLDLLVVCVEAGMGLFEAIRIVGTECERHGQEIGTELNLVASDISAGASLGQALRGLAERTAVDDIKPLAATLVQSEQLGAQIAPALRASSDALRQHRRIRAEESAQKASIKILFPLVIFVLPAMIAVIVGPAMISILHTLSASGG is encoded by the coding sequence GTGGATGAACGATTCGCGGATTTGGCGGTCAGGATGCGGGCTTCGCAGGGCGCGTTCGAAGGTGACCTTCAGGACGACAACCTGCTCCGCATGCTTTTCCGATGGGCCTACAAGCGCGTCCCGCCACCGAACATGGATACTCCCGCCGGGGAGAAGCTCCAGCAGACTCTGGCCCAGGCGGGATTTCTGAGGTCCAGCGCGGCGCAGACCTATCGGGTCACCCGCGTGCTGCTGGCGATTGGCGGCGGCGTATTGGGCCTGGTGGTCGGACTCGTTCTTCATGTCTCGGCGGCTCAGCCACTGCTGTTCGGAATCGGCGGCGTCGGGATCGGAATTTTCGTGCCCTCCTACTACTTGGGACGCCGCGCGCGGACGCGCCAGGAAAACATCTCAAAGCAGCTCTCGGACGTGCTCGATCTGCTGGTGGTATGCGTCGAAGCAGGCATGGGGCTGTTCGAGGCAATTCGAATCGTCGGCACGGAATGCGAACGTCATGGGCAGGAAATCGGCACCGAGTTGAATCTGGTCGCTTCCGATATTTCCGCGGGTGCGTCGCTCGGACAAGCATTGCGCGGGCTGGCCGAGCGGACTGCGGTTGATGATATCAAGCCGCTCGCCGCAACCTTGGTTCAGAGCGAACAACTTGGCGCGCAGATCGCACCCGCGTTGCGTGCCAGTTCGGACGCATTGCGACAGCATCGCCGAATACGTGCCGAGGAATCCGCGCAGAAGGCATCGATTAAGATTCTGTTCCCGCTGGTCATCTTCGTATTGCCCGCGATGATCGCGGTAATCGTTGGACCGGCAATGATCTCGATCCTCCACACGCTCTCCGCTAGTGGCGGATGA